A single window of Erinaceus europaeus unplaced genomic scaffold, mEriEur2.1 scaffold_298, whole genome shotgun sequence DNA harbors:
- the LOC103109702 gene encoding SH3 and multiple ankyrin repeat domains protein 2 isoform X6, with the protein MIRQGGNHLALKVVTVTRSLDPDDTARKKAPPPPKRAPTTALTLRSKSMTSELEELGEHRPSGPATPPDPRRLPAGIPPDKPDEIVPAAKPARTAESMAVESRVATIRQRPSSRCFPAASDMNSVYERQGIAVMTPTVPGSPKGPFLGLPRDAMRRQKSIGITEEERQFLAPPMLKFTRSLSMPDTSEDIPPPPQSVPPSPPPPSPTTYNCPKSPTPRVYGTAKPAFGQNPAAVAVAVAAVTKAPPASRADTVGTLVRDKGLVFRRELDRYSLDSEDLYGRAAAQVGVRSKRGQMPENPYSEVGRAGRGVYVPAKPVRRKAVLVKQPNVEDSPEKACSIPIPTIIVKEPSTSSSGKSSQGSSVEAEPQPPEPPGQLRPLDGLSAGGPFAAAIAGAVRDREKRLEARRNSPAFLSTDLGDEDVGLGPPEPRPRAPQLPDEAAFGEEDGAGPSSPPAAGPGEPTAEDRFAGGSEASGAPGETGRPPNPTAKAKGPEAGPPGPPENYVHPLTGRLLDPSSPLALALSARDRAIKGAQRGPQGEAPKADLHKPLYIDTKMRPGDGSFPAAGRQGARGALRRQETENKYESDSGRERKADGKNLPFSILDTSQQKAAGLLMVHTMDAARTEAFLEEEDDERGDEEETEPDPSPPELPGGGPQTAGALRLSAGPEPAPAPAPAPACRSLAPAGSLEEAVILPFRIPPPPLASVDLDEDFVFTEPLPPPLEFANSFEIPDERAAPSPADLGKKDGGSGGPTKPLADRPPAPFPPPPESFDAVADSGIEEADSRSGSDHHLETTSTVSTVSSISTLSSEGGEAPDTCTVYADGQAFLVDKPPVPPKPKMKPLVAKGNALHPDVLPEEDADGYGATPPAPPPPKAAPPRTSKLWGCPEAKSPLLSGPKANVISELNSILQQMNREKSASPGDGLDASTGAKPASLAPRSPEVASTVSGTRSTTVTFTVRPGTSQPITLQSRPAGHESRTSGSRRAPSPVVSPTELSKEALSLPLASAPSAGLPEVFGLPGPAPVPAPSPGELFGLNPGIRSRSPSPSLLQQPQPASGKPFTTKPVHLWTKPDVADWLESLNLGEHKEAFLDNEIDGSHLPSLQKEDLIDLGVTRVGHRMNIERALKQLLDR; encoded by the exons ATGATCCGTCAGGGCGGCAACCACCTGGCTCTCAAGGTGGTCACGGTGACCAGGAGCCTGGACCCCGACGACACGGCCAGAAAGAAAG CGCCCCCGCCCCCCAAGCGTGCGCCCACCACGGCCCTGACCCTGCGTTCCAAGTCCATGACATCAGAGCTAGAGGAACTCGGTGAGCATCGCCCGTCTGGCCCTGCCACCCCGCCTGACCCACGGCGCCTGCCCGCGGGGATCCCACCAG ATAAACCCGACGAGATCGTGCCAGCCGCCAAGCCCGCCCGCACGGCTGAGAGCATGGCCGTGGAGTCCCGGGTGGCCACCATCCGCCAGAGACCCAGCAGCCGCTGCTTCCCGGCCGCCTCCGACATGAAC TCGGTGTACGAACGCCAGGGGATCGCCGTGATGACGCCCACGGTTCCCGGGAGCCCGAAGGGCCCATTCCTGGGCCTGCCCCGAGACGCCATGCGAAGGCAGAAGTCCATAG GGATAACGGAGGAGGAGCGGCAGTTCCTGGCCCCGCCGATGCTTAAGTTCACCAGGAGCCTGTCCATGCCAGACACTTCCGAGGACATCCCGCCCCCGCCGCAGTCCGTGCCCCCGTCCCCGCCGCCCCCGTCCCCCACCACCTACAACTGCCCCAAGTCCCCGACCCCCCGGGTCTACGGCACCGCCAAACCCGCCTTCGGCCAGAACCCCGCGGCAGTGGCGGTGGCCGTGGCCGCGGTGACCAAGGCGCCCCCGGCCTCACGCGCTGACACGGTGGGCACGCTGGTGCGAGACAAGGGCCTGGTGTTCCGCCGCGAGCTGGACCGCTACTCGCTCGACTCCGAGGACCTGTACGGCCGTGCCGCCGCCCAGGTGGGCGTCCGCAGCAAGCGCGGCCAGATGCCCGAGAACCCCTACTCGGAGGTGGGCAGGGCGGGCAGGGGCGTGTACGTGCCCGCCAAGCCTGTGCGCCGCAAGGCCGTGCTGGTAAAGCAGCCCAACGTGGAGGACAGCCCGGAGAAGGCCTgctccatccccatccccaccatcatCGTCAAAGAACCGTCCACCAGCAGCAGCGGCAAGAGCAGCCAGGGCAGCAGCGTGGAGGCCGAGCCCCAGCCGCCCGAGCCCCCCGGCCAGCTGCGGCCCCTCGACGGCCTGAGCGCGGGTGGCCCCTTCGCCGCGGCCATCGCGGGCGCCGTGCGCGACCGGGAGAAGCGGCTGGAGGCGCGCAGGAACTCCCCGGCCTTCCTGTCCACGGACCTGGGGGATGAGGACGTGGGCCTGGGGCCCCCCGAGCCCCGGCCGCGCGCCCCCCAGCTCCCCGACGAGGCCGCGTTTGGCGAGGAGGATGGCGCCGGACCCTCGTCGCCGCCAGCGGCCGGGCCCGGGGAGCCCACCGCCGAGGACCGCTTCGCGGGGGGCAGCGAGGCGTCGGGGGCTCCGGGGGAGACGGGCCGGCCGCCGAACCCCACAGCCAAAGCCAAGGGCCCCGAGGCCGGCCCCCCCGGGCCACCCGAGAACTACGTGCACCCGCTGACCGGGAGGCTGCTGGACCCCAGCTCCCCGCTGGCCCTGGCGCTCTCGGCGAGGGACCGAGCCATAAAGGGGGCCCAGCGGGGCCCCCAGGGGGAGGCCCCCAAGGCCGACCTCCACAAACCCCTCTACATCGATACCAAAATGCGGCCCGGGGACGGCAGCTTTCCCGCGGCCGGCAGGCAAGGCGCCAGGGGCGCCCTGCGGCGGCAGGAGACGGAGAACAAGTACGAGAGCGACTCGGGCAGGGAGCGCAAGGCCGACGGCAAGAACCTGCCCTTCAGCATCCTGGACACGTCCCAGCAGAAGGCGGCCGGCTTGCTGATGGTGCACACGATGGATGCCGCCAGGACGGAGgccttcctggaggaggaggacgacGAGCGGGGCGACGAAGAGGAGACGGAGCCCGACCCATCGCCGCCCGAGCTGCCGGGCGGCGGCCCCCAAACCGCAGGTGCTTTACGGCTCTCCGCCGGCCCCgagcccgcccccgcccccgcccccgcccccgcctgcAGAAGCCTGGCGCCGGCGGGCTCCCTGGAGGAGGCGGTGATCCTGCCATTCCGCATCCCTCCTCCGCCCCTGGCGTCCGTGGACCTGGATGAGGACTTCGTGTTCACAGAGCCACTGCCCCCGCCCCTGGAGTTCGCCAACAGCTTCGAGATCCCCGATGAACGGGCAGCCCCCAGCCCCGCCGACCTGGGCAAGAAGGACGGCGGCAGCGGCGGCCCCACGAAGCCCCTCGCCGACCGCCCGCCCGCccccttcccgccgccccccgagAGCTTCGACGCGGTGGCGGACTCCGGGATCGAGGAGGCCGACAGCCGCAGCGGCAGCGACCACCACCTGGAGACCACCAGCACCGTGTCCACCGTGTCCAGCATCTCCACGCTATCCTCCGAGGGCGGCGAGGCCCCGGACACCTGCACCGTCTACGCCGATGGGCAGGCCTTCCTGGTGGACAAGCCCCCGGTTCCTCCCAAACCCAAAATGAAGCCCCTCGTGGCCAAGGGCAACGCGCTCCACCCGGACGTGCTGCCGGAGGAGGACGCGGACGGCTACGGGGCGACCCCGCCCGCGCCGCCCCCGCCCAAGGCCGCCCCGCCCCGGACCTCCAAGCTGTGGGGCTGCCCGGAGGCCAAGAGCCCCCTCCTCTCGGGCCCCAAGGCGAACGTCATCAGCGAGCTCAACTCCATCCTGCAGCAGATGAACAGGGAGAAATCGGCCTCGCCGGGGGACGGCCTGGATGCGTCCACGGGCGCCAAGCCCGCCAGCCTCGCCCCCAG GAGCCCGGAGGTCGCAAGCACCGTCTCAGGGACACGCAGCACGACGGTCACCTTCACCGTCCGCCCGGGGACCTCGCAGCCCATCACCCTGCAGAGCCGGCCGGCCGGCCACGAGAGCAGGACCTCAGGGAGCAGGCGGGCCCCGAGCCCCGTGGTCTCACCCACGGAGCTGAGCAAGGAGGCTCTGTCGCTGCCCCTGGCCTCCGCCCCCTCCGCCGGCCTCCCCGAGGTCTTTGgcctgcccggcccggcccccgtGCCCGCGCCCTCGCCCGGGGAGTTGTTTGGCCTGAACCCCGGCATCCGTAGTCGCTCGCCCTCGCCGTCCCTCCTGCAGCAGCCACAGCCGGCCTCCGGCAAGCCTTTCACGACTAAGCCCGTGCACCTGTGGACGAAGCCCGACGTGGCCGACTGGCTGGAGAGCCTGAACCTGGGCGAGCACAAGGAGGCCTTCCTGGACAACGAGATCGACGGCAGCCACCTGCCCAGCCTGCAGAAGGAGGACCTCATCGACCTGGGCGTGACGCGCGTCGGCCACAGGATGAACATCGAGAGGGCTCTCAAGCAGCTGCTGGACAGATAA